A single Plasmodium sp. gorilla clade G2 genome assembly, chromosome: 7 DNA region contains:
- a CDS encoding tRNA pseudouridine synthase D,putative, whose amino-acid sequence MVFHDSRNKLLRLIHGQNSIVTFKRCHKLIGHFHNYSSVYLEEEDVGINHFMSDLLDIEKNEKVKGEEKMNKSVNVEKGKDNLECVFKYKCEDFHVYEINKNRKILNLKYIRDKLISDKLKSKEYENYKKNDMLIYLNEYDKSLQNNILEKKEKIENDLNISYTNHSNEECLHFILYKVNKDTQEAIREISKVSGIPITSFHYSGFKDKRSVSSQIISTKLNYLKELNNLKDYYINKKNKKLLICNIEKVRDKKKIELGEHYGNKFIVVLRNVQNNEDYLRDRLKYIKKYGFINYFGMQRFGIYKNTFNKGRVLISRNYKEYINYVLDPHIFEKRQYCGNPIKDSISIYMKKACELYHKRGKDGDRVKNASVAFRYITHKMNKLFAKIREREKESPLMIHFNNNNNNNNNNYSNNNSSGSIQYKNQNNINININVNSHINSKSKNLVDHKYLFSYMTNSEYEAFILLRNLYLFEKNKKDMNNISLNEMDKKDNLNNLKEQHDDNNFYINKIRCVKGISMETRRFHMHSYSAKIFNLLTSYRLYNFGIILTKGDYIITKEKQTQLKELKNQHNYITIYDDEIDNVNIHNVVLPVLGTMSPRLSYLNIFLSFYRKYYMKNVRLVFMEILFYLIYILYEDNLFRPKENVVNTFLKNLKEYVFSREKKTNKVMINESIQIFCKDILFKKYPIKNILYLIKVFDNYINSFEYEYGMTCVFRNIIVLPKNLYFSFTKYNEPKVKFVQDLYLINLPNKKDLFNIEENNENSKNFKNYTMINDHMKYDKILTKTQIKIQEDAKNIYSKNDTLLYNQDDFKNNISKRKQNVIYNYNALILSFSLYSSSYATMLIRELYGKKNELLVHNLIENCKKYDQKIRDSK is encoded by the coding sequence ATGGTTTTTCATGATAGtcgaaataaattattacgTTTAATACATGGCCAAAATTCAATTGTAACATTTAAGAGATGTCATAAACTCATTGGccattttcataattattccTCTGTATATttagaagaagaagatgTTGGTATTAATCATTTTATGAGTGATTTATtagatatagaaaaaaatgaaaaagtaaaaggagaagaaaaaatgaataaaagtGTTAATGTAGAAAAAGGAAAGGATAATCTAGAATGCGTCTTTAAATATAAGTGTGAAGATTTTCACGTTTATGAAATTAATAAGAATCGAAagattttaaatttaaaatacatAAGAGATAAACTAATAAGTGATAAGTTAAAAAGTAAGgaatatgaaaattataagaagaatgatatgttaatatatttgaatgaatatgataaatcattacaaaataatattttagaaaagaaagaaaaaatagaaaatgatTTGAATATATCATATACTAATCATTCAAATGAAGAGtgtttacattttattttatacaaaGTTAATAAAGATACTCAAGAAGCAATAAGAGAAATTAGTAAAGTGTCAGGGATTCCAATTACAAGTTTTCATTATTCAGGTTTTAAAGATAAAAGAAGTGTTTCTAGTCAAATAATATCAACTAAATTAAATTACCTAAAAGAactaaataatttaaaagattattatataaataagaagaataaaaagttattaatatgtaatatagaaaaggtgagagataaaaaaaaaattgaattaGGAGAACATTATGGAAATAAGTTTATAGTAGTATTAAGAAATGtacaaaataatgaagacTATTTAAGAGAtagattaaaatatataaagaaatatggatttattaattattttggTATGCAAAGGTttggtatatataaaaatacatttaataaaGGTAGGGTACTTATATCAAGAAATtataaggaatatataaattatgtcTTAGATCCTCATATTTTTGAAAAACGACAATATTGTGGAAATCCTATTAAAGATagtataagtatatatatgaaaaaagcaTGTGAACTGTATCATAAAAGAGGAAAAGATGGAGATAGAGTAAAGAACGCATCAGTTGCATTTCGTTATATTACTCATAAGatgaataaattatttgCAAAAATAAGAGAACGTGAAAAGGAATCACCCCTAATGATACAtttcaataataataataataataataataataattatagtaataataatagtagtggtagtatacaatataaaaaccaaaataatataaatattaatattaatgttaATAGTCATATAAATAGTAAGAGTAAAAATTTGGTGGATCATAAATATCTATTTTCTTATATGACAAATTCGGAATATGAAGCTTTTATTCTTCTTCGAAATTTATACCTAttcgaaaaaaataaaaaagacatgaataatatatcattgaATGAAATggataaaaaagataatttgaataatttAAAGGAACAacatgatgataataatttttatataaataaaataagatgTGTTAAAGGAATAAGTATGGAAACAAGAAGATTTCATATGCATTCTTATAGtgcaaaaatatttaatttattaacatcttatagattatataattttggaATTATATTAACTAAAGGTGATTATATAATTACtaaagaaaaacaaacacaattaaaagaattaaaaaatcagcataattatataactatatatGATGACGAAATAGATAAtgttaatatacataatgttGTTTTACCAGTTCTTGGTACTATGTCACCTagattatcatatttaaatatatttttatcattctatagaaaatattatatgaagaatGTGAGATTAGTTTTTatggaaatattattttatttaatttatatattatatgaagatAATTTATTTAGACCTAAAGAAAATGTAGTTAATACATttctaaaaaatttaaaagaatatgtattttcaagagaaaaaaaaactaataaAGTTATGATTAATGAATCAATacaaatattttgtaaagatattttatttaaaaaatatccaattaaaaatatattatatttgataAAAGTATTTGATAACTATATAAATTCCTTTGAATATGAATATGGAATGACTTGTGTTTTTAGaaatataattgtattaccaaaaaatttatatttctctttTACTAAATATAATGAACCAAAAGTAAAATTTGTTCaagatttatatttaataaacttaccaaataaaaaggatctatttaatatagaagaaaataatgaaaatagtaaaaattttaaaaattatacaatGATAAACGATCATATGAAGTATGATAAAATTTTGACAAAAACACAAATTAAGATACAAGAGGatgcaaaaaatatatatagtaaaaatGATACTTTGTTATATAACCAAGatgattttaaaaataatataagtaaACGAAaacaaaatgttatatataattataatgctTTGATATTAAGTTTTAgtttatattcttcatctTATGCTACTATGTTGATAAGAGAATtgtatggaaaaaaaaatgagttGTTAGTGCATAATCTCATAGaaaattgtaaaaaatatgatcaaAAAATAAGAGATTCAAAATGA
- a CDS encoding AP-4 complex subunit beta, putative translates to MSPSQSEINKLKDVLKKLPQEKNDDKKREVLKKVIAYMTLGVDVSKLFPDIIMISSTNDIIQKKMIYLYLNNYAETNSELSLLTINTLQKDSKDDDPIIRGLALRSFCNLRINNLFEYIEGPLFNGLNDKNSYVRRIAIISCVKLIKMNPDLSIKNDIIKILKNKLLDKDPQCIINSVHALNEILIDEGGLKVNKEIVFNMLNKLSHFNEWGKSVILYIVSTYIPENEDEMYDIMNILENHIRDFSSTVFLACLKCFLNFSINDTNLQIQIFQRMKDPLLTLIATSSNEIAYIVLLHTNLLLHEANKLNYKIFDYDYKHFFFRYNDLTYIKDIKLDILVSVASKNNVVLIINELSEYVSDANVEIAQKAIESIGSIALKIPKCISRVVELSLSNFMTMNYSYICSATIKILVNILRKYEEYTKLIIEEIVKHGNRLIDNGGIISYIWIIGEYCEYIEEAPYLLEEYINLRNCSYLFMLELLTACVKVLYRRPAEMKNIVSTLFDNILKNYKYPELTDKMFFYYKLLSYNYKEAFHIIACKKKTVKNFSESNENILLDKLYNEFNTLSVLYKQPVNKFIEYSKIAFGAVYDPEENSDITKDSNSQLNGYDNSEDIHLNNHYTSDHMYNNIIDHKHTIHDKNGNINNNNNNNNNNNLLNINEDILIMDEQNVKTNQSNKYNNNNILINQEQKTNENVSTNLHDVIINTENNNTIINLDHIYNTSTFKKLKNIIIDVDNINPEVYQTQWNALPEQNNEKIFLRKNYYNLQLDTIDQLISKYNLITLASGEIDQCLKFYMYSQLYTKHYIFIELIFNKTDNSINWIFKSECNDENLIEQFTDCFRDIFLDFM, encoded by the exons ATGTCTCCAAGCCaa agTGAAATTAACAAATTGAAAGacgttttaaaaaaattacctcaagaaaaaaatgatgataaaaaaagagAAGTGTTAAAAAAGGTAATAGCCTATATGACTTTAGGTGTGGATGTATCCAAGTTATTTCCAGATATCATAATGATATCTAGTACAAATGATATAAttcagaaaaaaatgatatatttatatttaaacaatTATGCAG aAACAAACTCTGAACTGTCCCTTCTAACTATAAATACACTACAAAAAGATAGCAAAGACGATGATCCTATAATACGTGGTTTAGCCTTACGTAGTTTTTGTAATTTaagaattaataatttatttgaatatattgaAGGCCCTTTATTTAATGggttaaatgataaaaattcaTATGTGAGAAGAATTGCAATTATTAGTTGtgtaaaattaattaaaatgaaTCCTGATTTATcaattaaaaatgatattataaaaattttaaaaaataaattattagatAAAGATCCTCAATGTATTATAAATTCTGTACATGctttaaatgaaatattgaTTGATGAAGGGGGATTAAAagtaaataaagaaattgtatttaatatgttaaataaattatctcATTTTAATGAATGGGGGAAAAGCGTCATCTTATATATAGTAAGTACATATATACCagaaaatgaagatgaaatgtatgatattatgaatatattagaaaatcACATAAGAGATTTTTCTTCAACTGTCTTTCTAGCTTGTTTGAAAtgttttcttaatttttctaTCAATGACACAAATTTACAAATACAGATTTTTCAAAGAATGAAAGATCCATTACTTACATTAATTGCGACTTCGTCCAATGAAATTGCATATATCGTTTTGTTACATACAAATTTATTATTGCATGAAGCTAATAAAttgaattataaaatttttgatTATGACTATAAGCACTTTTTCTTTAGATATAATgatttaacatatataaaagatataaaattgGACATTCTTGTATCAGTAGCATCAAAg aATAATGTGGTTTTAATAATCAACGAATTGAGCGAATACGTTTCAGATGCCAATGTAGAGATTGCTCAAAAAGCCATAGAATCCATAGGATCCATAGCATTAAAAATTCCTAAATGCATTTCAAGAGTAGTAGAATTATCTTTGTCAAATTTTATGACAATGAACTATTCCTATATATGTAGTGCTACAATAAAAATACTTGTAAACATATTaagaaaatatgaagaatatacaaaattaattatagaaGAAATAGTAAAACATGGTAATAGATTAATTGATAATGGTGGTattatatcttatatatggataataGGTGAATATTGTGAATATATTGAAGAAGCTCCATATCTTttagaagaatatataaatttaagaaattgttcttatttatttatgttagAATTATTAACTGCTTGTGTTAAAGTGTTATATAGAAGACCTGCTGAAATGAAAAACATTGTTTCTAcattatttgataatatattaaaaaattataaatatcctGAACTTACTGATAAAatgttcttttattataaactcttaagttataattataaagaagCATTTCATATCATTGcttgcaaaaaaaaaacagtcAAAAATTTCTCTGAATccaatgaaaatatattattagataagttatataatgaatttaaTACCTTGTctgtattatataaacaaccagtaaataaatttattgaatattcaaaaatagCTTTCGGAGCAGTATATGATCCAGAAGAAAATAGTGACATAACAAAAGATTCTAATAGCCAATTAAATGGTTATGATAATTCAGAAgatattcatttaaataatcatTATACATCTGATCATATgtacaataatataatagatCATAAGCATACAATACATGACaaaaatggaaatattaataataataataataataataataataataatttgctTAATATCAATGaggatatattaattatggaTGAACAAAATGTTAAAACAAATCAAAgtaacaaatataataataataatatattaataaatcaagaacaaaaaacaaatgaaaacGTTTCAACAAATTTACAtgatgtaataataaatacagaaaataataatacaataataaatttagatcatatatataatacatctacttttaaaaaattaaaaaatattataatcgatgttgataatataaaCCCTGAAGTATATCAAACACAATGGAATGCATTACctgaacaaaataatgaaaaaatttttttaagaaaaaattattataatttacaaTTAGATACTATTGATCAATTAATATccaaatataatttaataacaCTTGCTTCAGGAGAAATTGATCAATGtcttaaattttatatgtactCTCAGTTATACACAAAACATTATATCTTTAttgaattaatttttaacAAAACAGATAATTCAATTAATTGGATTTTTAAATCTGAATGTAATGACGAAAATTTAATTGAACAATTTACCGACTGTTTTAGAGATATTTTTTTAGATTTTATGTAA
- a CDS encoding transcription factor with AP2 domain(s): MVLEVEYHNINTPFGKYSDLENLKEEKEKRLYNNLEYVNLLDIKNLENKSIYVSSDLLNFLKCCSNVNINLNKVPYDFVYSFLVDGELYLGYDISVFILLVKAEHFKYCRRIDEENRDKEENCGTKDKSTIKKSSQIDGEDILQGLLIKEKKGYLSFLNENNEALKQYMESEKRGNPVWNLDESKYMDKNWDDEEDSSFIFKPTFNYLGKNNKNNNNYNNVFSNFIIGNLSSDNISGCFYVEKLNAYLFAMLDKCSNKTVISIFPVEKFGRQKSRNLASRFSQYEDYMHRIIEDRLYPNIQNNLQSVNNMSNMSNMNNINNSKDNIINASGIFNGNSQIVPYFENILDYDKSEFVEYINSFSDVKKSSSFDIIGSGKNLYEQGPNMRKHCIYSNNNNNNLKSGYETYILENKQPLELIENHFDTMENVRGIYDNIYKDYINSINMLGLSRQDNSNMHEMYITRDNHNNYDKNEKYIYSSNIKYINYHHFDNMDDIVMKCINMKELISMDNNNNNNSNNSHFEKTVEFINPNEDNIFDSEMDSLKNENKDEEEQSAISIYNILENNGNDTNMKRCSSNYNDDNNNGYSNGSNDNYNNGSSDNYNNNGYNDSTDNNNGYNSNSSYNSNNNNGDDNNNNNNNDDDCNNNNNNNNNNGNNNNNGYNNGNNNNNNNKDNNNNDGNGSSNNNNNDDDEEEEDEDDNNNNNEDDNMSDNEEMEDNDEDNDEYNNSNDSYKYEEKDSNNEKDLKKDIIEGDMINSVKYNKHIGHHTTNKSEISTNYFENSCNMSVNNSNNEGYDDNCNNGYMNHDEGLTLNNGNVSNNKCDMIMPEDGSVMYENMINRGNGLTNNIKNNNVSNNNDNNNSISCNGDENVYNNINNYINTYMESTNNKNHIENRCNQDSYSTNEDPLSNISLNDTGKMKDSIMYDANDLDMNGTQENSKEEGMDVFDPNFFELKRNSSDGQNKHLEPGVQKKISKKRSKVKHERNSKILDDEKKEVLNKVSQITRVGGVCFDKNRQRWIAHWKIDGKYHKHYFPISQYGFENARERAVSCRKQAEKLFNLPEIQPRNRWNQIKVNGTSHIKKAAKLPRCEGVGYDELSQSWVSTFVVHKKFSIEELGFYEAREKAIYCRKTFEKVNVHDDYEYLLNDRLGLRNEEKDELSDLINVDKNALDNLELETSVNNNNNKVKHNNNNNNNNGNNNNNNNSNNSEKVRIKNNDFSMDNNNENVGTGEMKISNDKYLKITQEAIEMILSNIKHKSLPEIKMKLIDKQKFENYNTLLDKHFKFITSVKNISQLRPYISLFHKFIIYHTLPHNISLRKQLFIIEALEWSSFFSGAASEKVE; the protein is encoded by the coding sequence atgGTGTTAGAAGTAGAgtatcataatataaatactcCTTTTGGAAAATATTCAGATTTGGAGAATTTGAaagaagaaaaggaaaagagattatataataatttggaatatgtaaatttattagacataaaaaatttggaaaataaatctatatatgtatcatcagatttattgaattttttaaaatgctGTTCAAATGTGAATATCAATTTGAATAAGGTTCCTTATGATTTCGTCTATTCATTTTTAGTTGATGGAGAATTATATTTAGGATATGATATAtctgtttttattttattagtaAAAGCAgaacattttaaatattgtaGAAGAatagatgaagaaaatagaGATAAGGAAGAAAATTGTGGAACAAAAGATAAATCAACAATTAAAAAATCATCACAAATAGATGGTGAAGATATCCTACAAGGATTGTtgattaaagaaaaaaaaggttatttatcttttttgaatgaaaataatgaggCTTTAAAACAATATATGGAATCCGAGAAAAGAGGAAATCCTGTATGGAATTTGGATGAATCTAAATATATGGATAAAAATTgggatgatgaagaagattcatcatttatatttaagcctacttttaattatttaggaaagaataataaaaataataataattataataatgtattttctaattttataATCGGCAACTTATCTTCTGATAATATTTCTGGATGTTTCTATGTGGAGAAATTAAATGCTTATCTTTTTGCCATGTTGGATAAATGTAGCAATAAAACAGTTATATCTATTTTTCCAGTTGAAAAATTTGGAAGACAAAAATCCAGAAACTTAGCTAGCCGATTTTCCCAATATGAGGATTATATGCATCGGATAATTGAGGACAGACTTTATCcgaatattcaaaataatctCCAAAGTGTTAATAATATGAGTAATATGAGTAATATgaataacataaataatagcaaagataatattattaatgcaAGTGGTATTTTTAATGGTAATAGCCAAATTGTTCCTTactttgaaaatattttggATTATGATAAATCAGAATTTgtggaatatataaattcctTTAGTGATGTAAAGAAATCATCTTCATTTGATATTATTGGTAGTGGCAAAAACTTATATGAACAAGGTCCAAACATGAGGAAACATTgtatatatagtaataataataataataatttgaaaaGTGGATATGAAACTTATATTTTGGAAAATAAACAACCCTTGGAATTAATTGAAAATCATTTCGACACAATGGAAAACGTTAGAGggatatatgataatatttataaggaCTATATAAATTCCATTAATATGTTAGGGTTATCAAGGCAAGACAATTCAAATATGCATGAAATGTATATAACGAGggataatcataataattatgataaaaatgaaaaatatatatatagtagtaatattaaatatattaattatcatcattttgatAATATGGATGATATTGTTAtgaaatgtataaatatgaagGAATTAATTTCtatggataataataataataataatagtaataatagccATTTTGAGAAAACAGTGGAATTCATAAATCCTAATGaggataatatttttgacaGTGAAATGGATTCTTTGAAAAATGAGAAtaaagatgaagaagaacaATCAGCAATAAgtatttataacattttagAGAACAATGGAAATGATACAAATATGAAAAGATGTAGTAGTAATTATAacgatgataataataatggatATAGTAACGGAagtaatgataattataacaatGGTAGTAGTGacaattataataacaatggGTATAATGATAGcacagataataataatggatATAACAGTAATAGTAGctataatagtaataataataatggagatgataataacaataataataataatgatgatgattgtaataataataataataacaataataacaatggtaataataataataatggttACAATAATggtaacaataataacaacaacaataaggacaataacaataatgatgGAAATggtagtagtaataataataataatgatgatgatgaagaagaggaggatgaagatgataacaataataataatgaagatgataatatgagTGATAACGAAGAAATGGAAGATAATGATGAAGATAACGATGagtataataatagtaatgatagttataaatatgaagaaaaagatagtaataatgaaaaggatttgaaaaaagatataatagaAGGAGATATGATTAATTCTGTTAAATACAATAAACACATTGGTCATCATACTACAAATAAGAGTGAAATTAGTACTAACTATTTTGAAAACAGTTGTAACATGAGTgtaaataatagtaataacgaaggatatgatgataattgtAATAATGGATATATGAATCACGATGAAGGATTAACTCTTAATAATGGGAATgtttcaaataataaatgcGATATGATAATGCCAGAAGATGGCAGTGTTATGTATGAAAATATGATTAACAGAGGTAACGGgcttacaaataatattaaaaataataatgtaagtaataataatgataataataatagtataaGTTGCAATGGTGatgaaaatgtatataataatataaataattatataaacactTATATGGAAAGTACGAATAATAAGAACCATATTGAGAATAGATGTAATCAAGATTCATATAGTACCAATGAAGATCCATTATCcaatatttctttaaatgATACAGGCAAAATGAAAGATAGCATAATGTATGATGCAAATGATTTGGATATGAATGGTACTCAAGAAAATAGTAAAGAAGAAGGGATGGATGTTTTTGATCCGAATTTTTTcgaattaaaaagaaatagcTCCGATGGTCAAAATAAACATTTAGAACCTGGAGTTCAAAAGAAAATTAGTAAAAAGAGAAGTAAAGTGAAACATGAAAGAAATAGTAAAATACTTGATGATGAAAAGAAAGAAGTATTAAATAAAGTATCTCAAATAACACGGGTTGGAGGTGTTTGTTTTGATAAGAATAGACAAAGATGGATAGCACATTGGAAAATTGACGGTAAATATCATAAACATTATTTCCCTATTAGTCAATATGGATTTGAAAATGCACGAGAAAGAGCAGTTAGTTGTAGGAAACAAGCTGAAAAACTATTCAACTTACCAGAAATTCAACCAAGAAATAGATGGAATCAAATAAAAGTCAATGGTACTTCTCACATAAAAAAAGCTGCAAAATTACCAAGATGTGAAGGTGTTGGATATGATGAATTATCTCAAAGTTGGGTTAGTACTTTTGttgttcataaaaaattttctatTGAAGAACTTGGATTTTATGAAGCTAGAGAAAAAGCTATATATTGTAGAAAAACATTTGAAAAAGTAAATGTGCATGAtgattatgaatatttattaaatgatagaTTAGGTTTACGTAATGAGGAAAAAGATGAATTATCTGATCTAATTAATGTAGATAAAAATGCATTGGATAATCTTGAACTAGAAACAtctgttaataataataataataaagtgaaacataacaacaacaacaacaataacaacggcaataataataataataataatagtaataattctGAAAAAGTgagaattaaaaataatgatttttcaatggataataataatgaaaatgttgGAACAGGAGAAATGAAAATATCCAATGATAAATATCTAAAAATAACACAAGAAGCTATTGAAATGATTCTAAGTAATATCAAACATAAATCCTTACCagaaattaaaatgaaattaattGATAAACAAAAGtttgaaaattataatacattactagataaacattttaaatttattacatCTGTAAAAAACATTTCACAGTTAAGACCATATATATCACTCTTCcacaaatttataatttatcataCACTCCCtcataatatttctttaaggaaacaattatttattatcgAAGCTTTAGAATggtcttcttttttttctggTGCAGCTAGCGAAAAAgttgaataa